A segment of the Nitrospina gracilis 3/211 genome:
AAGGAGCCCACACCCGAACCGCTGAATCAAAAGGACGTCAAGGCCGGGTGCTTATCGGGTGACTGCTCCAACGGTTTCGGTACCTATGTCTATAACAACGGCGACAAGTATGTCGGCCAGAACCAGGGCAACCTCCCCAATGGGCAGGGCAAGTACTATTACGCCAACGGCGATGTGTACGATGGCCAGTGGATCCAAAATAAAAACAGGGCAAGGGCACCTTCCTGTGGTCCAACGGCGAAAAGTACGTCGGCGATTACAAACAGGACCAGCGCGAAGGCTTCGGCAGTTATTATTACGTCAACGGCAACAAGTACATCGGCGAATGGAAAGACGGCCAGAAACACGGACAGGGCACCTTCACCTGGGTGGAAGGCGACAAGTACATCGGCGAGTGGATCAATGACAAACGCAACGGTCAGGGCACCTACCTCTATGCCAACGGGGACAAATACATCGGTGGCTGGGAAGAGGACAAGAAACACGGCCAGGGAACGTACATTCACACCGACGGCACCCAGGAAACCGGAAACTGGAGCAATGGAGAACTGGCCGAACGCTTCTGAACTGACATAAGGAAACGCTATGAACCCGCAACGCAACCCATTCATTTCCGCCCTGCCGGTTTCCCTGCGGGCGGTTTTACTACTGGTCCTCCTCACCATGCTGGCGGCAGGATGTGCCACCGGGCGCACCATGGCGGTCTGCCCGGACTGCACCTACACCGGCGACACGCAGGATGGCCAGATGCACGGACAGGGTTCCGCCCTCTACCACAGCGGTGACAAGTACGAGGGCGCGTTCGTCCAGGGGCAGCGCCACGGCCAGGGCGTCTACGTCTGGGCCAACGGCGACAAGTATGTCGGCGAATGGGTGGACAACTCGCGGGAAGGCCAGGGCACGATGACCTTTCACACCGGCGACCGGTATGAAGGCGCGTGGAACAACGACACCATGCACGGTCAGGGCACCTTCACGTGGGCGAACGGCGACCAGTACGTCGGTTCCTACGTCAACGGCAAACGGCACGGCGAGGGCACGCTGACCTACGCCGACGGCCGGGTGGAAAAGGGCATGTGGAAGTTCAACAAACTGCCGTCGGAAGAAGAAACCCAGCCGCCGGTCACGGTGGAAGAAAACAGCCGCGACACACAACCGCCCCACATCCGCATCACCTCGCACGAGATGTTTCGCGGTATCGCCATCGTTCCGGTGGTTCCCTACATCCTCGTCACCGGCGTGGCGGAGGACCCGAGCGGCGTGTCGAAGGTAACGGTGAACGGCGAGACGGCGAAGGTCGATCCTTCCGGCCGTTTCTCCATCAAGATCCCGCTGGTCGAAGGGCGCAACGAAGTGACGGTGCTGGCCCGCGACGCCTTCCAGAACCAGGCGCAGAAAATGTTCTGGCTGGAAGCGAAGGAAGAAACACGCAGCCTGCCGGATGAAATCGAGGCGGCGATCGAGCCGGTGGTCAAGACCGGCAAGTACCACGCGCTCATCATCGGCATCAACAACTACCGTCACCTGCCGCCATTGGAAACCGCCGTCAACGACGCCAAGGAAGTGGACCGCATCCTCAAACACGAATACGGCTTTTCCACCACGCTTCTACTGAACGCCGACCGCGCCGACATCATGAACGGCTTCAATGAAGTGCGCGAGCAGTTGACCTCGGACGACAACCTGCTCATCTACTACGCCGGGCACGGCGAGTTCGACAAGGCGGTCAACAAGGCGTACTGGCTGCCCGTCGATGCGCAACCGGACAACGACACCAACTGGATCATCGTCGACAACATCACCACCAACATCCGGCGCATGTCCACGCGCCACGTGCTGGTGGTCGCGGACAGTTGCTATTCCGGCACGCTCACCCGCTCGTCCATCACCAAGCTGACCACGGCGGATGAAAAACAGCGCTTCCTCAAGAAAATGATGGAACGCTCGTCACGCACGCTGATGGCCTCCGGAGGCAACGAGCCGGTGGCGGATGGCGGCGGCGGTGGACACAGCATCTTCGCCAGCGTCTTTCTGCGCGCGCTTCGAAGCACGGAGGAGAGCACCTTCACCGCCGAGCAGTTGTTTCACTCCTACATCAAGGAAGCGGTGGCGGGGCAGGCCCAGCAGGTACCGGAATACAACATCATCAAAAACTCCGGCCACGCCGGAGGGGATTTTGTGTTCATCCGCAAACCGTGAGGAAACGTCATGCGTCACCGCGTAGCCCGGCCCGCACCTTTTTTCCAGTTGGCCGCACTGGCTCTGTTGATCGGCATGACGACCCCCGCCTGCACCACGTATCCCAAATGCCTGGGCGAATGCGGTAACGGTCGCGGCACGCTTCTGCTGGAATCGGGCGACCACTACGTCGGCGAGTTTCAGGACGGGGCCTATCACGGTTACGGCACCCTCAACCAGGCCACGGGGGAGCACTATACCGGCGAATGGCGACATGGACTGCGCCACGGCCAGGGCACCCAGGTGTGGCCCAACGGCGACCGCTACACCGGCGGCTGGAAGCTGGACCGACGGCACGGGCCGGGCATTTTCAACAAAGCGGACGGTACGGGGCAAAGCGGCCGCTGGCAGGACGGACGGCTGATGGACCCGGATTCGGAACGTGCGGAATCGGGCCGGCGGTTCTGATTTTCCCAAACACGCTTGCCAACCGCTGCCGTCAGCCTTAACTTAGGAATATACGGCACACCGCGTTTTTGTGAAGGGGGCAGTATGAACGGCAGGAATGATAACT
Coding sequences within it:
- a CDS encoding caspase family protein encodes the protein MNPQRNPFISALPVSLRAVLLLVLLTMLAAGCATGRTMAVCPDCTYTGDTQDGQMHGQGSALYHSGDKYEGAFVQGQRHGQGVYVWANGDKYVGEWVDNSREGQGTMTFHTGDRYEGAWNNDTMHGQGTFTWANGDQYVGSYVNGKRHGEGTLTYADGRVEKGMWKFNKLPSEEETQPPVTVEENSRDTQPPHIRITSHEMFRGIAIVPVVPYILVTGVAEDPSGVSKVTVNGETAKVDPSGRFSIKIPLVEGRNEVTVLARDAFQNQAQKMFWLEAKEETRSLPDEIEAAIEPVVKTGKYHALIIGINNYRHLPPLETAVNDAKEVDRILKHEYGFSTTLLLNADRADIMNGFNEVREQLTSDDNLLIYYAGHGEFDKAVNKAYWLPVDAQPDNDTNWIIVDNITTNIRRMSTRHVLVVADSCYSGTLTRSSITKLTTADEKQRFLKKMMERSSRTLMASGGNEPVADGGGGGHSIFASVFLRALRSTEESTFTAEQLFHSYIKEAVAGQAQQVPEYNIIKNSGHAGGDFVFIRKP